The Hippoglossus hippoglossus isolate fHipHip1 chromosome 2, fHipHip1.pri, whole genome shotgun sequence genome includes a region encoding these proteins:
- the LOC117774962 gene encoding uncharacterized protein LOC117774962 isoform X4 — protein sequence MFSGCSDTHPSGFDLTMGLAGGEEGCHGPGDVDKHHGGDQRIDGLDGSHGGGDGHDGSHGGGGGYVDPHGGDQRRDGHDGSHGGGSTAMMVLMAAAEAMLILMVEEAAVMILMVEEAAMMNPMVEEAAMMNPMVEEAAMMNHMVEEAAVMILMVEEAAMMNQREEATMVMVVAEKAAVVAAVTALVRTMAMENMGANTRTSTARGTGLGMGTATGTVMVTGTEDGRKAATRANPTCTEPWCLWYFALYSNYHLRLSSVVLLRPEATS from the exons ATGTTTAGCGGCTGCTCTG ACACCCACCCGTCAGGCTTTGACCTGACCATGGGGTTGGCtgggggtgaggaggggtgcCACGGGCCTGGAGATGTGGACAAACATCATGGAGGAGACCAGCGTATAGACGGCCTTGATGGTTCTCATGGTGGAGGAG ACGGCCATGATGGTTCTCATGGCGGAGGCGGAGGCTATGTTGATCCTCATGGTGGAGACCAGAGAAGAGACGGCCATGATGGTTCTCATGGCGGAGGCAGC ACGGCCATGATGGTTCTCATGGCGGCGGCGGAGGCTATGTTGATCCTCATGGTGGAAGAGGCGGCTGTGATGATCCTCATGGTGGAAGAGGCGGCCATGATGAATCCCATGGTGGAAGAGGCGGCCATGATGAATCCCATGGTGGAAGAGGCGGCCATGATGAACCACATGGTGGAAGAGGCGGCTGTGATGATCCTCATGGTGGAAGAGGCGGCCATGATGAACCAGAGAGAAGAGGCCAccatggtgatggtggtggcaGAGAAGGCTGC AGTGGTAGCAGCGGTGACAGCTCTGGTGAGGACGATGGCCATGGAAAACATGGGCGCAAACACAAGAACAAGCACGGCAAGGGGCACGGGCCTGGGCATGGGCACGGCCACGGGCACGGTCATGGTCACGGGCACGGAAGATGGTAGAAAG GCGGCGACCAGAGCGAACCCGACCTGCACCGAACCCTGGTGTTTGTGGTACTTTGCCTTGTACTCAAACTACCACCTTCGTCTCTCCAGCGTCGTCCTCCTCCGCCCCGAAGCAACAAGTTGA
- the LOC117774962 gene encoding uncharacterized protein LOC117774962 isoform X2, whose protein sequence is MVLMVEETAMMVLMVEATAMMVLMAAAEAMLILMVEEAAVMILMVEEAAMMNPMVEEAAMMNPMVEEAAMMNHMVEEAAVMILMVEEAAMMNQREEATMVMVVAEKAAVVAAVTALVRTMAMENMGANTRTSTARGTGLGMGTATGTVMVTGTEDGRKAATRANPTCTEPWCLWYFALYSNYHLRLSSVVLLRPEATS, encoded by the exons ATGGTTCTCATGGTGGAGGAG ACGGCCATGATGGTTCTCATGGTGGAGGCG ACGGCCATGATGGTTCTCATGGCGGCGGCGGAGGCTATGTTGATCCTCATGGTGGAAGAGGCGGCTGTGATGATCCTCATGGTGGAAGAGGCGGCCATGATGAATCCCATGGTGGAAGAGGCGGCCATGATGAATCCCATGGTGGAAGAGGCGGCCATGATGAACCACATGGTGGAAGAGGCGGCTGTGATGATCCTCATGGTGGAAGAGGCGGCCATGATGAACCAGAGAGAAGAGGCCAccatggtgatggtggtggcaGAGAAGGCTGC AGTGGTAGCAGCGGTGACAGCTCTGGTGAGGACGATGGCCATGGAAAACATGGGCGCAAACACAAGAACAAGCACGGCAAGGGGCACGGGCCTGGGCATGGGCACGGCCACGGGCACGGTCATGGTCACGGGCACGGAAGATGGTAGAAAG GCGGCGACCAGAGCGAACCCGACCTGCACCGAACCCTGGTGTTTGTGGTACTTTGCCTTGTACTCAAACTACCACCTTCGTCTCTCCAGCGTCGTCCTCCTCCGCCCCGAAGCAACAAGTTGA
- the LOC117774962 gene encoding uncharacterized protein LOC117774962 isoform X1, which yields MVLMVEETAMMVLMAEAEAMLILMVETREETAMMVLMAEAAVMLILMVEEAAMIIIRVEETAMMVLMAAAEAMLILMVEEAAVMILMVEEAAMMNPMVEEAAMMNPMVEEAAMMNHMVEEAAVMILMVEEAAMMNQREEATMVMVVAEKAAVVAAVTALVRTMAMENMGANTRTSTARGTGLGMGTATGTVMVTGTEDGRKAATRANPTCTEPWCLWYFALYSNYHLRLSSVVLLRPEATS from the exons ATGGTTCTCATGGTGGAGGAG ACGGCCATGATGGTTCTCATGGCGGAGGCGGAGGCTATGTTGATCCTCATGGTGGAGACCAGAGAAGAGACGGCCATGATGGTTCTCATGGCGGAGGCAGCGGTTATGTTGATCCTCATGGTGGAGGAGGCGGCCATGATAATTATCAGGGTGGAAGAG ACGGCCATGATGGTTCTCATGGCGGCGGCGGAGGCTATGTTGATCCTCATGGTGGAAGAGGCGGCTGTGATGATCCTCATGGTGGAAGAGGCGGCCATGATGAATCCCATGGTGGAAGAGGCGGCCATGATGAATCCCATGGTGGAAGAGGCGGCCATGATGAACCACATGGTGGAAGAGGCGGCTGTGATGATCCTCATGGTGGAAGAGGCGGCCATGATGAACCAGAGAGAAGAGGCCAccatggtgatggtggtggcaGAGAAGGCTGC AGTGGTAGCAGCGGTGACAGCTCTGGTGAGGACGATGGCCATGGAAAACATGGGCGCAAACACAAGAACAAGCACGGCAAGGGGCACGGGCCTGGGCATGGGCACGGCCACGGGCACGGTCATGGTCACGGGCACGGAAGATGGTAGAAAG GCGGCGACCAGAGCGAACCCGACCTGCACCGAACCCTGGTGTTTGTGGTACTTTGCCTTGTACTCAAACTACCACCTTCGTCTCTCCAGCGTCGTCCTCCTCCGCCCCGAAGCAACAAGTTGA
- the LOC117774962 gene encoding uncharacterized protein LOC117774962 isoform X3, producing the protein MVLMVEETAMMVLMAAAEAMLILMVEEAAVMILMVEEAAMMNPMVEEAAMMNPMVEEAAMMNHMVEEAAVMILMVEEAAMMNQREEATMVMVVAEKAAVVAAVTALVRTMAMENMGANTRTSTARGTGLGMGTATGTVMVTGTEDGRKAATRANPTCTEPWCLWYFALYSNYHLRLSSVVLLRPEATS; encoded by the exons ATGGTTCTCATGGTGGAGGAG ACGGCCATGATGGTTCTCATGGCGGCGGCGGAGGCTATGTTGATCCTCATGGTGGAAGAGGCGGCTGTGATGATCCTCATGGTGGAAGAGGCGGCCATGATGAATCCCATGGTGGAAGAGGCGGCCATGATGAATCCCATGGTGGAAGAGGCGGCCATGATGAACCACATGGTGGAAGAGGCGGCTGTGATGATCCTCATGGTGGAAGAGGCGGCCATGATGAACCAGAGAGAAGAGGCCAccatggtgatggtggtggcaGAGAAGGCTGC AGTGGTAGCAGCGGTGACAGCTCTGGTGAGGACGATGGCCATGGAAAACATGGGCGCAAACACAAGAACAAGCACGGCAAGGGGCACGGGCCTGGGCATGGGCACGGCCACGGGCACGGTCATGGTCACGGGCACGGAAGATGGTAGAAAG GCGGCGACCAGAGCGAACCCGACCTGCACCGAACCCTGGTGTTTGTGGTACTTTGCCTTGTACTCAAACTACCACCTTCGTCTCTCCAGCGTCGTCCTCCTCCGCCCCGAAGCAACAAGTTGA
- the LOC117774283 gene encoding sodium/hydrogen exchanger 2-like translates to MGTWAVRGVGTHRGALCMLLLLLLLCCFGGKCELQESKPLEPTNLPSAKPFPDEINEPQAFPEEERAYLPVFTMDYPRIQVPFEFTLWILLASFAKIGFHIYHKITIWIPESCLLITIGLVVGGIMHSVKEEPPAVLNSNVFFLYMLPPIVLDNGYFMPTRPFFENVGTVLWYAVVGTLWNSIGIGLSLFAICQFEVFGVQDINLQENLLFASIISAVDPVAALNVFEDIGINEQIYIVIFGEGLFNDAVTVVLYSMFSFLADLPVAEPSDVFLGVARFFVVGVGGVLFGLLFGFVAAFTTRFTHNVRQIEPLFVFMYSYLAYLVAELFAISSVLAIITCAITMKYYVEENVSQRSCTTIRHVVKMLATISETLIFFFLGVVTITTEHEWNWAYILFTLLFAFIWRGLGILVLTQIINPFRTIQFTFKDQFGLAYGGLRGAICFALVYTLPENVNRRNLFVTASIAIIIFTVFIQGISIRPIVEYLNIRRTNKVMTSINVEIHTRTMEHVVCGIEDLCGQWSHYYWKDKFKKFNDRVLRRILLRDNRAESSIVSLYKKLELQNAMDILDPPVWDLSAAPSIVSLHDEKMEASRPKRKFLAADVSKMHDILSKNMYKIRQKTMAYTNKYNLPDESQTREILIRRHASIRRSLRAESFRENPSQNPPRSQKYFSLQPGADLESSFPLRRRSHGGSELDRLSARFQSSRASPRSSARSLAARRLNTVKEAGSAGTRPPALAPRRRSSERAEGDEDPHPGGAGVEAVRPPQRPPGWVPENQDSGVTEAGNPLLRHSSPGPRGSGRS, encoded by the exons ATGGGGACCTGGGCTGTACGTGGAGTCGGGACTCACAGAGGAGCTCtctgcatgctgctgctgctcctcttgcTCTGCTGCTTCGGGGGGAAATGTGAGCTTCAGGAGTCTAAGCCACTGGAGCCGACCAACCTTCCCTCCGCCAAACCTTTCCCCGATGAGATCAATGAGCCTCAGGCCTTTCCCGAGGAGGAGAGGGCCTACCTCCCTGTGTTTACCATGGACTACCCTCGCATCCAGGTCCCCTTTGAGTTTACTCTGTGGATACTGCTGGCCTCCTTTGCCAAAATCG GTTTCCACATTTACCACAAAATCACCATCTGGATCCCGGAGTCCTGCCTCCTGATCACCATCGGCCTCGTGGTCGGCGGCATCATGCACTCGGTCAAAGAGGAGCCCCCCGCCGTGCTCAACTCCAACGTCTTCTTCCTCTACATGCTGCCGCCCATCGTCCTCGACAACGGCTACTTCATGCCCACGAGGCCGTTCTTCGAGAACGTGGGCACGGTGCTGTGGTACGCCGTGGTGGGAACGCTGTGGAACAGTATCGGCATCGGGCTCTCTCTGTTCGCCATCTGccagtttgaggtgtttggagtTCAAGATATCAACCTGCAG GAGAACTTGCTGTTTGCCTCCATCATCTCTGCCGTGGACCCTGTGGCTGCTCTGAACGTGTTCGAGGACATCGGCATCAACGAGCAGATCTACATCGTCATATTCGGCGAAGGACTCTTCAACGACGCCGTCACTGTG gTTCTTTACAGCATGTTTTCCTTCCTGGCCGACCTGCCCGTCGCCGAACCAAGCGACGTGTTCCTGGGGGTGGCCCGTTTCTTCGTGGTGGGCGTCGGCGGCGTTCTCTTTGGCCTCCTGTTTGGATTTGTGGCGGCCTTCACCACCCGTTTCACCCACAACGTCCGTCAGATCGAGCCCCTCTTCGTCTTCATGTACAGCTACCTGGCGTACCTGGTGGCCGAGCTGTTCGCCATCTCCAGCGTGTTGGC CATCATCACATGTGCCATAACCATGAAGTACTACGTGGAGGAGAACGTGTCTCAGAGATCCTGCACCACCATCCGTCACGTGGTGAAGATGCTGGCCACCATCTCAGAAaccctcatcttcttcttcctgggTGTCGTTACCATAACGACCGAGCACGAGTGGAACTGGGCCTACATCCTGTTCACGCTGCTTTTCGCCTTCATCTGGCGAGGACTCG GGATTCTGGTGTTGACCCAGATCATCAACCCGTTCCGCACCATCCAGTTCACCTTCAAGGACCAGTTTGGACTGGCCTACGGAGGCCTGCGAGGGGCAATCTGCTTCGCCCTGGTCTACACTCTGCCCGAGAACGTCAACAGAAGGAACCTGTTCGTCACGGCTTCAATCGCCAtcattattttcactgttttcatacAG GGAATCAGCATCCGTCCCATCGTGGAGTATTTAAACATCAGGAGAACCAACAAAGTCATGACCTCCATCAACGTAGAGATTCACACACGG ACGATGGAGCACGTGGTTTGTGGTATCGAGGACCTGTGTGGACAGTGGAGTCACTATTACTGGAAGGACAA GTTTAAGAAGTTCAACGATCGTGTTCTGAGGCGAATCCTGCTTCGAGACAACAGGGCCGAGTCCAGCATCGTGTCTCTGTATAAGAAGCTGGAGCTGCAGAACGCCATGGACATCCTGGACCCGCCCGTGTGGGACCTCAGTGCAGCGCCCTCTATTGTCTCTCTGCA CGACGAGAAGATGGAGGCGTCTCGACCGAAGAGGAAGTTCCTGGCTGCTGACGTGAGCAAGATGCACGACATCCTGTCCAAGAACATGTACAAGATCCGACAGAAG ACGATGGCGTACACCAACAAGTACAATCTGCCCGACGAGAGCCAGACCAGGGAGATTCTGATCCGCCGCCACGCCAGCATCCGACGAAGCCTTCGCGCTGAAAGTTTCCGTGAGAAT CCGTCACAAAACCCCCCCCGGTCTCAGAAATACTTCTCCCTCCAACCCGGAGCAGATCTGGAGTCGTCCTTTCCCCTCAGAAGACGAAGTCACG GTGGTAGTGAGCTGGACCGTCTCTCAGCTCGTTTCCAGTCGTCCAGAGCGTCGCCCCGCTCCTCCGCCCGCTCCCTGGCTGCCAGGAGATTGAACACAGTCAAGGAGGCAGGAAGTGCTGGGACGCGACCCCCTGCCCTTGCACCCAGGAGACGCAGCTCAGAGCGggcagagggagatgaagaCCCACATCCAGGAGGAGCAGGCGTGGAAGCAGTGCGTCCTCCGCAGCGACCGCCAGGCTGGGTACCTGAGAACCAGGATTCAGGAGTAACTGAGGCAGGAAATCCTTTACTCAGACACTCGTCACCGGGGCCTCGAGGTTCAGGGAGGTCGTGA